The Candidatus Methylomirabilota bacterium DNA segment ACGTGCGCGTGCACGCCGGCCGAGCGGGCGGCCTACCTGGGGCGGCTGTCGGGGCCGCTCCTGGACCGGATCGATCTGCACCTCGAGGTACCCCCCGTCCCCTACCGGGATCTGGAGGCGCCGGCAGCGGGCGAGGGGTCGCCGGCGATCCGGAAGCGGGTCATCGCGGCGCGCCAGCGCCAGCGGGAGCGCTGGGGACGGGGCCGCTTCCGGGTGAACGGCCGAATGCTGCCGCGGCAGGTAGCGCGCTACTGCGGCCTCACGCGGGAAGGCCGGCAGGTCCTCGGCCATGCCGTGGACCGGCTCGGGCTCTCGGCGCGCGCCCACGATCGCGTCCTCAAGGTGGCGCGCACGAT contains these protein-coding regions:
- a CDS encoding ATP-binding protein → MRQPLEDGLVVISRASASLTFPAEFQLVGATNFCRRGCRDLGTCACTPAERAAYLGRLSGPLLDRIDLHLEVPPVPYRDLEAPAAGEGSPAIRKRVIAARQRQRERWGRGRFRVNGRMLPRQVARYCGLTREGRQVLGHAVDRLGLSARAHDRVLKVARTIADLAAREAIGPEHLAEALTYRGIERRLS